Proteins encoded together in one Pseudoroseomonas cervicalis window:
- a CDS encoding ABC transporter permease: MQNPTLRMVLFVLCTVPFWTSNLIRMIAWVPFLGRNGILNSALIGMGAIDQPLEFLLFSDFSVILAFVHLYTLFMVVPIFNTMMRIDRRLLEAARDAGAGFWQTLWCVILPLCKPGIGIGSIFVVVLVMGDFATVRLMSGGQSASVGLMISNQIGLMQYPAAAANAVVLLAMVLLLVGAMLRAIDIRKEL; the protein is encoded by the coding sequence GTGCAGAACCCGACGCTGCGCATGGTGCTGTTCGTGCTGTGCACGGTGCCCTTCTGGACCTCCAACCTGATCCGCATGATCGCCTGGGTGCCCTTCCTCGGGCGCAACGGCATCCTGAACAGCGCGCTGATCGGCATGGGCGCGATCGACCAGCCGCTGGAATTCCTGCTGTTCTCGGATTTCTCGGTGATCCTCGCCTTCGTGCATCTCTACACGCTGTTCATGGTGGTGCCGATCTTCAACACCATGATGCGCATCGACCGCAGGCTGCTGGAGGCGGCGCGCGATGCCGGGGCCGGCTTCTGGCAGACGCTGTGGTGCGTGATCCTGCCGCTGTGCAAGCCGGGCATCGGCATCGGCAGCATCTTCGTCGTCGTGCTGGTGATGGGCGATTTCGCCACGGTGCGGCTGATGAGCGGCGGGCAGAGCGCCTCGGTCGGGCTGATGATCAGCAACCAGATCGGGCTGATGCAGTATCCGGCGGCGGCGGCCAATGCGGTGGTGCTGCTGGCCATGGTGCTGCTGCTGGTGGGCGCGATGCTGCGCGCCATCGACATCCGCAAGGAGCTGTGA
- a CDS encoding ABC transporter permease — translation MPGRAARLLLGSLFALFLLFLYGPTLTITILSFQGPDGGLTFPMNGVSLHWFARLFQPQAVGDLGASMTRTLLLAAMVTASTVVVSLAAGMAFRRRFAGSALLFYLTLASLIVPSILVSLGIGLLFNLLEWEPAWYSSAFGAQLTWTLPFGLLIMFAVFNRFDRSWEEAARDMGATPWQSFWHVVLPIIAPSVVGIALFGFTLSFDEFARTLLTAGSGNTLPLEILGMTTTVTTPVLYALGTVSTALSFLVIGGAILGVRLLARRRGA, via the coding sequence ATGCCCGGACGCGCCGCGCGGCTGCTGCTCGGCAGCCTGTTCGCCCTCTTCCTGCTGTTCCTCTATGGACCCACGCTGACCATCACCATCCTCTCCTTCCAGGGGCCGGATGGCGGGCTGACCTTCCCGATGAACGGCGTGTCGCTGCACTGGTTCGCGCGGCTGTTCCAGCCGCAGGCGGTGGGCGATCTCGGCGCCTCGATGACCCGCACGCTGCTGCTGGCGGCGATGGTGACGGCCAGCACGGTGGTGGTCTCGCTCGCCGCCGGCATGGCCTTCCGCCGCCGCTTCGCCGGCAGCGCGCTGCTGTTCTACCTGACCCTGGCCAGCCTGATCGTGCCCTCGATCCTGGTCAGCCTCGGCATCGGGCTGCTGTTCAACCTGCTGGAATGGGAGCCGGCCTGGTATTCCTCGGCCTTCGGCGCGCAGCTGACCTGGACCCTGCCCTTCGGCCTGCTGATCATGTTCGCCGTGTTCAACCGCTTCGACCGGTCCTGGGAGGAAGCGGCGCGCGACATGGGCGCCACCCCCTGGCAGAGCTTCTGGCATGTGGTGCTGCCGATCATCGCACCGAGCGTGGTCGGCATCGCGCTGTTCGGCTTCACCCTGTCCTTCGACGAATTCGCCCGCACGCTGCTGACGGCGGGCAGCGGCAACACGCTGCCGCTGGAGATCCTGGGCATGACGACGACGGTGACGACGCCGGTGCTCTATGCGCTCGGCACCGTCTCCACCGCCCTCTCCTTCCTGGTGATCGGCGGCGCCATCCTCGGCGTGCGGCTGCTGGCGCGGCGGCGCGGGGCCTGA
- a CDS encoding DUF1330 domain-containing protein produces MTCYAVGLLHPVALRPEIAAYLAAIDATLAPFGGRFLIHGGPREALEGECGRDLVVIAFPDRARARGWYDSPAYRAILPLRREHLRGEVFLIDGVAEGHRATDLLRGA; encoded by the coding sequence ATGACCTGCTATGCCGTGGGCCTGCTGCATCCGGTGGCGCTGAGGCCGGAGATCGCCGCCTATCTGGCGGCGATCGACGCCACCCTCGCCCCCTTTGGCGGCCGCTTCCTGATCCATGGCGGCCCGCGCGAGGCGCTGGAGGGCGAATGCGGCCGCGACCTGGTCGTCATCGCCTTTCCCGACCGGGCGCGGGCGCGCGGCTGGTACGATTCGCCGGCCTATCGCGCCATCCTGCCGCTGCGGCGCGAGCATCTGCGCGGCGAGGTGTTCCTGATCGATGGCGTGGCGGAGGGCCACCGCGCCACCGATCTGCTGCGCGGCGCCTGA
- a CDS encoding helix-turn-helix domain-containing protein: MTSPDIPTAGALLRQWRQRRRLSQMALALDAEISQRHLSWLEAGRARPSRAMVLRLAAQLDLPLRERNALLVAAGFAPAYAERPLQAPALAAARQAVERILQGHSPHPALAVDRHWTLLSANDAIGALIGEVAPALMRPPVNALRLSLHPDGLAARILNHAEWRAHLLARLAHEVRASSDPVLLGLLEELKAYPAPPQARGTPAPALEEGGIAVPLRLASPLGPLSFLSTTTVFGTAVDVTLSEVTIEAFFPADEATARAMARLVRPG; the protein is encoded by the coding sequence ATGACCAGCCCCGACATCCCCACCGCCGGCGCGCTGCTGCGCCAGTGGCGCCAGCGGCGGCGCCTCAGCCAGATGGCCCTGGCGCTGGACGCCGAGATCTCCCAGCGGCATCTGAGCTGGCTGGAGGCCGGGCGCGCCCGGCCGAGCCGCGCCATGGTGCTGCGCCTGGCCGCGCAGCTCGACCTGCCGCTGCGCGAGCGCAACGCGCTGCTGGTGGCGGCCGGCTTCGCCCCCGCCTATGCGGAGCGGCCGCTGCAGGCGCCGGCCCTGGCGGCGGCGCGGCAGGCGGTGGAGCGTATCCTGCAGGGGCACAGCCCGCACCCGGCCCTGGCGGTGGACCGGCACTGGACGCTGCTCTCGGCCAATGACGCCATCGGCGCGCTGATCGGCGAGGTGGCGCCGGCGCTGATGCGGCCGCCGGTCAATGCGCTGCGCCTCAGCCTGCATCCCGACGGGCTGGCGGCGCGCATCCTGAACCACGCCGAATGGCGGGCGCATCTGCTGGCGCGGCTGGCGCATGAGGTGCGCGCCTCCTCCGACCCGGTGCTGCTCGGGCTGCTGGAGGAGCTGAAAGCCTATCCCGCCCCGCCCCAGGCGCGCGGCACGCCGGCGCCGGCGCTGGAGGAAGGCGGCATCGCCGTGCCGCTGCGGCTGGCCAGCCCGCTCGGGCCGCTCAGCTTCCTCAGTACCACCACGGTGTTCGGCACGGCGGTGGATGTGACGCTGTCGGAGGTGACGATCGAGGCCTTCTTCCCGGCCGACGAGGCGACCGCCCGGGCGATGGCGCGGCTGGTGCGGCCGGGCTGA
- a CDS encoding GNAT family N-acetyltransferase produces MDGLARVLSPHSVRTPRLALRPVGPGHLPDLVALKGDEAAFGLMLHGTRSPAEAEEELQDDIAFWAVRGYGTWAVHQGEDDTFLGIVALAERPDGRGVALRFALWPHTRGRGYAREAARAALEFGHGTARLPRIIAVAREDNLASRGVLEDIGMRQVAEFPRAGHRMLVYESLRPLPPPAQQGG; encoded by the coding sequence GTGGACGGCCTGGCGCGGGTGTTATCCCCGCATTCGGTGCGCACGCCGCGTCTGGCGCTGCGCCCGGTCGGCCCCGGGCATCTGCCGGACCTCGTCGCCCTGAAGGGGGACGAGGCCGCCTTCGGCCTGATGCTGCATGGCACCCGCAGCCCGGCCGAGGCCGAGGAGGAGCTGCAGGACGACATCGCCTTCTGGGCGGTGCGCGGCTACGGCACCTGGGCGGTGCATCAGGGGGAGGACGACACCTTCCTCGGCATCGTCGCCCTGGCCGAGCGGCCGGATGGCCGCGGCGTGGCGCTGCGCTTCGCGCTCTGGCCGCACACCCGCGGCCGCGGCTATGCGCGGGAGGCGGCGCGCGCGGCGCTGGAATTCGGCCATGGCACGGCCCGCCTGCCGCGCATCATCGCCGTGGCGCGGGAGGACAATCTGGCCTCGCGCGGGGTGCTGGAGGATATCGGCATGCGCCAGGTGGCGGAGTTCCCGCGCGCCGGGCACCGCATGCTGGTCTATGAAAGCCTGCGCCCGCTGCCGCCGCCGGCCCAGCAGGGCGGCTGA
- the ettA gene encoding energy-dependent translational throttle protein EttA: protein MAAHQYVYVMKDLTKSYPGGREIFKGITLSFLPTAKIGVLGPNGAGKSTLMRIMAGQDREFGGEAWAAEGVRVGYLSQEPQLDPSKTVGENVRDAFGTLAADLERFNEISMKFAEEMSEEEMNTLLAEQAELQERIDANNGWELDRTIDIALDALRCPPAESPVTNLSGGERRRVALCKLLLEKPDLLLLDEPTNHLDAESVSWLEKTLRDYQGAVLVVTHDRYFLDNVTNWILEVDRGRGIPYEGNYSAYLQAKRKRLAQEEKEESARQRQLAEEQEWIGRSPAARQSKSKARIQAYEELLAKSQEKAPDPTEIQIPPAPRLGNLVIEAEDLRKGFGNNLLIDGLSFKLPPGGIVGVIGPNGAGKSTLFKMITGKEQPDGGTLKIGDTVSLGYVDQSRDTLDDKRTVWQEISDGEDMIMMGKRAVPSRAYAAAFNFKGGDQQKPVGVLSGGERNRVHLAKMLRKPHNVILLDEPTNDLDVDTLRALEEALQDFAGCAVIISHDRWFLDRLATHILSFEGDSHVEWFEGNYQAYEADRRRRLGAAADQPHRIKYRPLTR from the coding sequence ATGGCCGCTCACCAGTACGTCTACGTGATGAAGGATCTCACCAAGTCCTACCCGGGCGGCCGTGAGATCTTCAAAGGCATCACGCTCTCCTTCCTGCCCACCGCCAAGATCGGCGTGCTCGGCCCGAACGGCGCCGGCAAGTCGACGCTGATGCGCATCATGGCCGGGCAGGACAGGGAGTTCGGTGGCGAGGCCTGGGCGGCGGAGGGCGTGCGCGTCGGCTACCTGTCGCAGGAGCCGCAGCTCGACCCCAGCAAGACGGTGGGCGAGAATGTCCGCGACGCCTTCGGCACGCTGGCCGCCGATCTCGAGCGCTTCAACGAGATCTCGATGAAGTTCGCCGAGGAGATGAGCGAGGAGGAGATGAACACCCTCCTCGCCGAGCAGGCCGAGCTGCAGGAGCGGATCGACGCCAACAATGGCTGGGAGCTCGACCGCACCATCGACATCGCGCTCGACGCGCTGCGCTGCCCGCCGGCCGAGAGCCCGGTGACCAACCTCTCGGGCGGCGAGCGCCGGCGCGTGGCGCTGTGCAAGCTGCTGCTCGAGAAGCCCGACCTGCTGCTGCTCGACGAGCCGACCAACCACCTCGACGCCGAGAGCGTGTCCTGGCTGGAGAAGACGCTGCGCGACTACCAGGGCGCCGTGCTGGTGGTCACCCATGACCGCTACTTCCTGGACAATGTCACCAACTGGATCCTCGAGGTCGATCGCGGCCGCGGCATCCCGTATGAGGGCAACTACTCCGCCTATCTGCAGGCCAAGCGCAAGCGCCTGGCGCAGGAGGAGAAGGAGGAGAGCGCCCGCCAGCGGCAGCTGGCCGAGGAGCAGGAATGGATCGGCCGCAGCCCGGCCGCCCGCCAGTCCAAGAGCAAGGCGCGCATCCAGGCCTATGAGGAGCTGCTGGCCAAGAGCCAGGAGAAGGCGCCCGACCCGACCGAGATCCAGATCCCGCCCGCGCCGCGCCTGGGCAATCTGGTCATCGAGGCCGAGGATCTGCGCAAGGGCTTCGGCAACAACCTGCTGATCGACGGCCTGTCCTTCAAGCTGCCGCCGGGCGGCATCGTCGGCGTCATCGGCCCGAACGGCGCCGGCAAGTCGACGCTGTTCAAGATGATCACCGGCAAGGAGCAGCCGGATGGCGGCACGCTGAAGATCGGCGACACCGTCAGCCTCGGCTATGTCGACCAGAGCCGCGACACGCTGGATGACAAGCGCACCGTCTGGCAGGAGATCTCGGACGGCGAGGACATGATCATGATGGGCAAGCGCGCCGTGCCGAGCCGCGCCTATGCCGCCGCCTTCAACTTCAAGGGCGGCGACCAGCAGAAGCCCGTCGGCGTGCTCTCGGGCGGTGAGCGCAACCGCGTCCACCTGGCCAAGATGCTGCGCAAGCCGCACAACGTCATCCTGCTCGACGAGCCGACCAACGACCTCGACGTCGACACGCTGCGCGCGCTTGAGGAGGCGCTGCAGGATTTCGCCGGCTGCGCCGTGATCATCTCGCATGATCGCTGGTTCCTCGACCGCCTCGCCACCCACATCCTCTCCTTCGAGGGCGACAGCCACGTCGAATGGTTCGAGGGCAACTATCAGGCCTATGAGGCCGATCGACGTCGACGCCTTGGCGCGGCGGCCGATCAGCCGCACCGGATCAAGTACCGGCCGCTCACCCGGTAG